A window of Lepus europaeus isolate LE1 chromosome 11, mLepTim1.pri, whole genome shotgun sequence contains these coding sequences:
- the ELL3 gene encoding RNA polymerase II elongation factor ELL3 isoform X1 produces MEEPQEPLTGKLRLCFSSAPRTSVSLLRLNEPALRALRECQRQQVHPLIAFQGHRGYLRFPGPGWSCLFSFIVSQCGQEGSSGGMDLVCQSLGRSGPNRLHCLGPLRERLTIWAAMDSVPAPWLIQGHNPTEDAGDPEHWPNRADSSAADAVSQSQVALEVPDALASHQGQSLPGSSREHTAQWEVRNQTHLRNREPDQAQLSSAKQKHLDRKRPASTATIGLEEKRLRAPPLAPSPPEEMPSQDLQEGEDWEEGDEERDPSPSVQADSESPSPEEVPDYLLQYKAIQSVEQQQAYEQDFETDYAEYRTLHARVGAASQRFIELGAEIKRVQRGSPEYKVLEEKIVQEYKKFRKRYPGYREEKRRCEYLHQKLSHIKGLILEFEEKNRGS; encoded by the exons ATGGAGGAACCCCAGGAGCCTCTGACTGGGAAGCTCCGGCTCTGCTTCTCCTCGGCTCCTCGGACCAGCGTCTCACTGCTCAGGCTCAACGAACCGGCGCTGCGGGCGCTACGAGAGTGTCAGCGGCAACAG GTTCACCCGCTGATCGCTTTCCAAGGCCACCGCGGA TATCTGAggttcccaggccctggctggtcCTGCCTCTTCTCCTTCATAGTGTCCCAGTGTGGTCAGGAGGGCAGCAGCGGCGGCATGGACCTTGTGTGCCAGAGCTTAGGCAG ATCTGGGCCAAACCGTCTCCACTGCCTGGGCCCCCTCAGGGAGCGCCTCACTATCTGGGCAGCCATGGACTCCGTCCCAGCCCCGTGGTTAATTCAGGGACACAACCCGACTGAAGATGCTGGAGACCCCGAGCACTGGCCCAACAGAGCAGACTCTTCTGCGGCAGATGCAGTATCACAGTCACAGGTGGCACTGGAG GTGCCAGATGCACTGGCAAGCCACCAAGGACAGTCACTCCCAGGATCTTCGCGGGAGCACACAGCACAGTGGGAAGTGAG GAACCAGACCCATCTGCGAAACAGAGAGCCTGATCAGGCACAGCTTTCCTCTGCCAAACAGAAACACCTGGACAGG AAACGTCCAGCATCTACAGCCACAATAGGACTAGAAGAGAAGAGACTCAGAGCTCCACCTCTAGCTCCAAGTCCCCCAGAAGAGATGCCCAGTCAGGACTTACAAGAGGGAGAAGACTGGGAGGAAGGAGATGAAGAGAGGGACCCCAGTCCCTCTGTTCAAGCAG ACTCTGAATCCCCAAGCCCTGAAGAGGTACCGGATTACCTCCT GCAATACAAGGCCATCCAGAGTGTAGAGCAGCAACAGGCCTATGAGCAGGACTTTGAGACAGATTATGCTGAATACCGCACCCTGCATGCCCGTGTTGGGGCTGCAAGCCAGCGGTTCATAGAGCTGGGAGCAGAGATCAAGAGAGTTCAGCGAGGATCTCCGGAATACAAG GTATTGGAAGAAAAGATAGTCCAGGAGTATAAAAAGTTCAGGAAG CGGTACCCAGGTTACCGGGAAGAAAAGCGCCGCTGTGAGTACCTGCATCAGAAATTGTCCCACATTAAAGGTCTCATCTTGGAGTTTGAGGAGAAGAACAGGGGCAGCTGA
- the ELL3 gene encoding RNA polymerase II elongation factor ELL3 isoform X2: protein MEEPQEPLTGKLRLCFSSAPRTSVSLLRLNEPALRALRECQRQQVHPLIAFQGHRGYLRFPGPGWSCLFSFIVSQCGQEGSSGGMDLVCQSLGRSGPNRLHCLGPLRERLTIWAAMDSVPAPWLIQGHNPTEDAGDPEHWPNRADSSAADAVSQSQVPDALASHQGQSLPGSSREHTAQWEVRNQTHLRNREPDQAQLSSAKQKHLDRKRPASTATIGLEEKRLRAPPLAPSPPEEMPSQDLQEGEDWEEGDEERDPSPSVQADSESPSPEEVPDYLLQYKAIQSVEQQQAYEQDFETDYAEYRTLHARVGAASQRFIELGAEIKRVQRGSPEYKVLEEKIVQEYKKFRKRYPGYREEKRRCEYLHQKLSHIKGLILEFEEKNRGS from the exons ATGGAGGAACCCCAGGAGCCTCTGACTGGGAAGCTCCGGCTCTGCTTCTCCTCGGCTCCTCGGACCAGCGTCTCACTGCTCAGGCTCAACGAACCGGCGCTGCGGGCGCTACGAGAGTGTCAGCGGCAACAG GTTCACCCGCTGATCGCTTTCCAAGGCCACCGCGGA TATCTGAggttcccaggccctggctggtcCTGCCTCTTCTCCTTCATAGTGTCCCAGTGTGGTCAGGAGGGCAGCAGCGGCGGCATGGACCTTGTGTGCCAGAGCTTAGGCAG ATCTGGGCCAAACCGTCTCCACTGCCTGGGCCCCCTCAGGGAGCGCCTCACTATCTGGGCAGCCATGGACTCCGTCCCAGCCCCGTGGTTAATTCAGGGACACAACCCGACTGAAGATGCTGGAGACCCCGAGCACTGGCCCAACAGAGCAGACTCTTCTGCGGCAGATGCAGTATCACAGTCACAG GTGCCAGATGCACTGGCAAGCCACCAAGGACAGTCACTCCCAGGATCTTCGCGGGAGCACACAGCACAGTGGGAAGTGAG GAACCAGACCCATCTGCGAAACAGAGAGCCTGATCAGGCACAGCTTTCCTCTGCCAAACAGAAACACCTGGACAGG AAACGTCCAGCATCTACAGCCACAATAGGACTAGAAGAGAAGAGACTCAGAGCTCCACCTCTAGCTCCAAGTCCCCCAGAAGAGATGCCCAGTCAGGACTTACAAGAGGGAGAAGACTGGGAGGAAGGAGATGAAGAGAGGGACCCCAGTCCCTCTGTTCAAGCAG ACTCTGAATCCCCAAGCCCTGAAGAGGTACCGGATTACCTCCT GCAATACAAGGCCATCCAGAGTGTAGAGCAGCAACAGGCCTATGAGCAGGACTTTGAGACAGATTATGCTGAATACCGCACCCTGCATGCCCGTGTTGGGGCTGCAAGCCAGCGGTTCATAGAGCTGGGAGCAGAGATCAAGAGAGTTCAGCGAGGATCTCCGGAATACAAG GTATTGGAAGAAAAGATAGTCCAGGAGTATAAAAAGTTCAGGAAG CGGTACCCAGGTTACCGGGAAGAAAAGCGCCGCTGTGAGTACCTGCATCAGAAATTGTCCCACATTAAAGGTCTCATCTTGGAGTTTGAGGAGAAGAACAGGGGCAGCTGA